From a region of the Enterobacter cancerogenus genome:
- the paaD gene encoding 1,2-phenylacetyl-CoA epoxidase subunit PaaD, translating into MQRLVDIAPAQIPQIWALLSQIPDPEVPVLTITDLGMVRSVKAQGEGWVIGFTPTYSGCPATEHLLGAIREAMTASGFTPVHIVLQLEPAWTTDWMTADARERLREYGISPPVGHSCHAHAPAEVSCPRCASTNTSLISEFGSTACKALYRCNTCREPFDYFKCI; encoded by the coding sequence ATGCAACGCCTCGTCGACATCGCACCGGCACAAATCCCGCAAATCTGGGCGCTGTTAAGCCAGATCCCGGACCCGGAAGTTCCGGTGCTCACCATCACCGATTTAGGCATGGTGCGCAGCGTAAAGGCGCAGGGCGAGGGCTGGGTCATTGGTTTTACACCGACCTATTCGGGCTGCCCGGCAACGGAACACCTGCTGGGGGCGATCCGTGAAGCGATGACCGCGAGCGGCTTTACCCCGGTGCATATCGTGCTCCAGCTTGAACCTGCGTGGACGACCGACTGGATGACGGCGGATGCCCGTGAACGCCTGCGGGAATATGGCATCAGCCCACCCGTCGGCCACAGCTGCCACGCCCATGCGCCTGCTGAGGTGAGCTGCCCGCGCTGTGCGAGCACCAACACCTCGCTTATCAGTGAATTTGGATCCACGGCCTGCAAAGCGCTCTACCGCTGCAATACCTGCCGTGAGCCTTTCGATTATTTCAAATGTATTTGA
- the paaC gene encoding 1,2-phenylacetyl-CoA epoxidase subunit PaaC produces the protein MNNVSAYALRLGDNGLVLSQRLGAWCGHAPELEIDLALANIALDLLGQARNFLTYAAEREGQGDEDSLAFGRDERQFCNLLLVEQPNGSFADTLVRQYLMDAWNVALYERLIHSSDARLAAIAAKAIKEVRYHLRFSRGWLVRLGDGTALSSQKMQQAVNSLWRFTAELFDADDVELALIASGVAVDPRTLREPWEREVFAGLQEATLSVPDEAAYRTGGKRGLHTEHLGPMLAEMQYLQRVYPGQQW, from the coding sequence ATGAATAACGTATCTGCATACGCCCTGCGTTTGGGCGACAACGGTCTGGTGTTGTCCCAGCGTCTTGGCGCCTGGTGCGGTCACGCGCCGGAGCTGGAAATTGACCTCGCGCTGGCGAATATCGCCCTCGACCTGCTGGGCCAGGCGCGCAACTTTCTGACCTACGCCGCCGAGCGGGAAGGCCAGGGCGATGAAGATTCGCTGGCGTTTGGTCGCGATGAACGCCAGTTTTGCAATCTCCTGCTGGTGGAGCAGCCGAACGGCAGCTTCGCTGACACCCTTGTCCGCCAGTACCTGATGGACGCATGGAACGTGGCGCTGTACGAACGCCTGATCCACAGCAGCGACGCCCGGCTGGCCGCCATTGCCGCCAAAGCGATTAAAGAGGTGCGCTATCACCTGCGCTTTAGCCGCGGCTGGCTGGTGCGTCTGGGCGACGGCACGGCGCTCTCCTCGCAAAAAATGCAGCAGGCGGTGAACAGCCTGTGGCGCTTTACGGCGGAGCTGTTCGACGCCGACGACGTTGAGCTGGCGCTGATCGCCTCCGGCGTGGCGGTTGATCCGCGCACCCTGCGCGAGCCGTGGGAACGTGAAGTGTTCGCGGGTTTACAGGAAGCCACCCTGAGCGTCCCCGATGAAGCGGCGTACCGCACGGGGGGCAAACGTGGCCTGCATACCGAACATCTGGGGCCGATGCTGGCGGAGATGCAGTATCTCCAGCGCGTCTACCCCGGTCAGCAGTGGTAA
- the paaB gene encoding 1,2-phenylacetyl-CoA epoxidase subunit PaaB — MSNVYWPLYEVFVRSKQGLSHRHVGSLHAADDRMALENARDAYTRRSEGCSIWVVKASEIIASQPEESGEFFDPAESKVYRHPTFYTIPDGIEHM, encoded by the coding sequence ATGAGCAATGTCTACTGGCCGCTGTACGAAGTGTTCGTACGCAGCAAACAAGGATTATCCCATCGTCACGTGGGCAGCCTGCATGCCGCCGATGATCGTATGGCGCTGGAAAACGCCCGCGACGCCTATACCCGCCGCAGCGAAGGCTGTTCCATCTGGGTGGTGAAGGCCAGCGAAATTATTGCCTCTCAGCCCGAAGAGAGCGGTGAATTTTTCGATCCGGCCGAGAGCAAGGTCTATCGCCATCCGACGTTTTACACCATCCCTGATGGCATCGAGCATATGTGA
- the paaA gene encoding 1,2-phenylacetyl-CoA epoxidase subunit PaaA, whose protein sequence is MTQEQRFEQRIEQETAIEPQDWMPDAYRKTLIRQIGQHAHSEIVGMLPEGNWITRAPTLRRKAILLAKVQDEAGHGLYLYSAAETLGCAREDIYQKMLDGKMKYSSIFNYPTLSWADIGVIGWLVDGAAIVNQVALCRTSYGPYARAMVKICKEESFHQRQGFEACMALAQGSESQRQMLQDAINRFWWPALMMFGPNDDNSPNSARSLAWKIKRFGNDELRQRFVDNTVPQVEMLGMTVPDADLHFDEQSGHYRFGEIDWQEFDEVINGRGICNHERLAAKRKAWDDGAWVREAALAHAEKQHARSAA, encoded by the coding sequence GTGACGCAAGAACAACGCTTTGAGCAGCGCATAGAGCAGGAGACAGCCATCGAGCCACAGGACTGGATGCCTGACGCCTACCGCAAAACGCTGATCCGCCAGATTGGTCAGCACGCGCACTCCGAAATCGTCGGCATGCTGCCGGAGGGGAACTGGATCACCCGCGCGCCGACGTTGCGCCGCAAAGCCATTCTGCTGGCGAAGGTGCAGGACGAAGCCGGGCACGGGCTGTACCTCTACAGCGCGGCGGAAACGCTGGGCTGTGCGCGGGAGGACATCTACCAGAAGATGCTCGACGGCAAGATGAAATACTCCTCGATCTTCAACTACCCCACCCTGAGCTGGGCCGACATCGGCGTAATTGGCTGGCTGGTGGACGGCGCGGCCATCGTCAACCAGGTGGCGCTTTGCCGTACCTCGTACGGGCCGTATGCCCGGGCGATGGTGAAAATCTGTAAAGAAGAGAGCTTCCACCAGCGTCAGGGCTTTGAAGCCTGCATGGCGCTGGCACAGGGCAGCGAATCGCAGCGCCAGATGTTGCAGGACGCCATTAACCGCTTCTGGTGGCCCGCGCTGATGATGTTCGGGCCAAACGATGATAACTCCCCAAACAGCGCCCGCAGCCTGGCCTGGAAAATCAAACGTTTCGGCAACGATGAACTGCGCCAGCGTTTTGTGGATAACACCGTCCCGCAGGTGGAGATGCTGGGCATGACGGTGCCGGACGCCGATCTGCATTTCGATGAACAGAGCGGCCACTACCGCTTTGGCGAGATCGACTGGCAGGAATTTGACGAGGTGATTAACGGGCGCGGGATCTGTAACCACGAGCGTCTGGCCGCAAAACGTAAAGCCTGGGACGACGGCGCCTGGGTGCGCGAAGCCGCCCTGGCGCACGCAGAAAAACAACACGCGCGCAGCGCAGCGTAA
- the paaZ gene encoding phenylacetic acid degradation bifunctional protein PaaZ — translation MQQLASFLSGIWQSGRGRERTIHHAISGEALWEVTSEGLDMAAARRYAIERGGEALRAMTFIERAAMLKAVAKHLLSQKKQFYTLSAQTGATRADGWVDIEGGIGTLFTYAGLGSRELPDDTLWPEDELIPLSKEGGFAARHVLTSKAGVAVHINAFNFPCWGMLEKLAPTWLAGMPAIIKPATATAQVTQAMVKAIVDSGLVPDGAISVICGGAGDLLSHLDSQDVVTFTGSASTGQSLRLHPNIVANSIPFTMEADSLNCCVLGEDVTPEQPEFALFIREVVREMTAKAGQKCTAIRRILVPQRQTEAVSQALIARLEKVVMGDPAQEGVKMGALVNSDQRADVQANVDRLVAAGCQIRLGGKADLNAAGAFFPPTLLFCPQPDETSAVHAIEAFGPVATLMPYRHADHAMALARAGGGSLAGTLVTAEPATARQFIAGAARAHGRIQILNEASSKESTGHGSPLPQLVHGGPGRAGGGEELGGLRAVKHYLQRTAIQGSPSMLAAIGKQWVRGAEVQEDRVHPFRKYFEELQPGDSLLTPRRTLTETDIVNFACLSGDHFYAHMDKIGAAESIFGERVVHGYFLISAAAGLFVDAGVGPVIANYGMENLRFIEPVKPGDTIQVRLTCKRKTLKKQRTPDEKPTGVVEWSVEIYNQHQQAVALYSILTLVARQHGDV, via the coding sequence ATGCAGCAGTTAGCCAGCTTCTTGTCCGGCATCTGGCAGTCTGGCCGGGGCCGTGAGCGCACGATTCATCACGCCATCAGCGGTGAAGCCTTATGGGAAGTCACCAGCGAAGGGCTGGATATGGCGGCCGCGCGCCGCTACGCCATCGAGCGCGGGGGCGAAGCACTTCGCGCGATGACCTTTATTGAACGCGCCGCCATGCTGAAGGCGGTGGCGAAGCACCTCCTGAGCCAGAAAAAGCAGTTTTATACGTTGTCCGCCCAGACCGGCGCGACCCGTGCCGATGGCTGGGTGGATATTGAGGGCGGGATCGGCACTCTGTTTACCTATGCAGGCCTCGGCAGCCGCGAGCTGCCGGACGATACGCTGTGGCCGGAAGACGAGCTGATCCCGCTCTCTAAAGAGGGCGGATTTGCCGCCCGCCACGTCTTAACGTCAAAAGCCGGCGTGGCGGTGCATATCAACGCCTTTAACTTCCCGTGCTGGGGTATGCTGGAAAAACTGGCCCCCACCTGGCTTGCCGGCATGCCCGCCATCATTAAGCCCGCCACCGCCACCGCGCAGGTGACGCAGGCGATGGTGAAAGCGATCGTCGACAGCGGCCTGGTGCCGGACGGTGCAATCAGCGTGATTTGCGGCGGCGCAGGCGATCTGCTGAGCCACCTGGACAGCCAGGACGTGGTGACGTTCACCGGCTCGGCCTCAACAGGGCAAAGCCTGCGCCTTCATCCTAATATTGTGGCGAACTCGATTCCGTTCACCATGGAAGCAGACTCGCTGAACTGCTGCGTGCTGGGTGAAGACGTCACGCCGGAGCAGCCGGAGTTTGCGCTGTTTATTCGCGAAGTGGTGCGTGAGATGACCGCCAAAGCCGGGCAAAAATGTACCGCCATCCGCCGAATACTGGTTCCTCAGCGCCAGACGGAGGCCGTCAGCCAGGCGCTGATTGCGCGGCTGGAAAAGGTGGTGATGGGCGACCCGGCGCAGGAAGGGGTCAAAATGGGCGCGCTGGTCAACAGCGATCAGCGTGCCGACGTGCAGGCCAACGTGGATCGCCTGGTGGCCGCGGGCTGCCAGATCCGCCTTGGCGGAAAAGCCGACCTGAACGCCGCCGGGGCATTCTTCCCGCCGACCCTACTCTTCTGCCCGCAGCCGGATGAAACCTCGGCGGTCCATGCCATCGAAGCCTTTGGCCCTGTCGCCACGCTGATGCCTTATCGCCATGCCGACCACGCAATGGCGCTTGCCCGAGCGGGCGGCGGAAGCCTGGCGGGCACGCTGGTCACGGCAGAACCCGCCACCGCGCGGCAGTTCATTGCCGGCGCGGCGCGCGCCCACGGACGCATTCAGATCCTCAACGAGGCGTCGTCAAAAGAGTCAACCGGGCACGGTTCACCGCTGCCGCAGCTGGTGCACGGCGGTCCGGGTCGTGCGGGCGGCGGCGAAGAGCTTGGCGGCCTGCGCGCCGTGAAGCATTACCTCCAGCGCACCGCGATCCAGGGCAGCCCTTCGATGCTGGCGGCCATCGGTAAACAGTGGGTGCGCGGCGCAGAGGTGCAGGAAGACCGCGTGCATCCGTTCCGCAAATACTTCGAGGAGCTTCAGCCTGGCGACAGCCTGCTGACGCCGCGCCGTACGTTGACGGAAACCGACATCGTGAATTTTGCCTGTCTGAGCGGGGATCACTTCTACGCGCACATGGACAAAATCGGCGCTGCCGAGTCCATCTTTGGTGAGCGCGTGGTGCATGGCTACTTCCTGATCTCCGCCGCCGCCGGGCTGTTTGTTGATGCGGGCGTCGGCCCGGTCATCGCCAACTACGGCATGGAGAACCTGCGCTTTATCGAGCCGGTGAAGCCGGGCGACACCATTCAGGTGCGTCTGACCTGTAAGCGCAAAACGCTGAAGAAACAGCGCACCCCCGATGAAAAACCGACCGGCGTGGTGGAGTGGTCAGTGGAAATCTACAACCAGCACCAGCAGGCCGTGGCCCTTTACTCCATTCTGACGCTGGTCGCCCGCCAGCACGGCGACGTCTGA
- the tynA gene encoding primary-amine oxidase, translating into MGSNATFSARRTALAMAIALCCAWQSPVFAHGSEAHMVPMEKTLKDFGADVQWDDYAQMFTLSKDGAFVKVKPGAKTAIVNGKPLTLQVPVVMKNNQAFIPETFINDVFQSGLDQTFQVEKRPHPLNALTAEEIKQAVEIVKASADFKPNTRFTQIALAEPEKAKVWDFVLNGTAVDAPRQANLTLLDGKQIIESLVDLKDKKILRWETIKDAHGMVLLDDFATVQQIINDSAEFASVLKKRGITDTKKVITTPLTVGYFDGKDGLKQEDRLLKVVSYLDVGDGNYWAHPIENLVAVVDLEQKKIQKIEEGPVVPVPLTPRPYDGRDRIETAKKPLEIIEPEGKNYTITGDMVHWQNWDFHLSLDSRVGPMLSTVTYNDNGKKRQVMYQGSLGGMIVPYGDPDVGWYFKAYLDSGDYGMGTLTSPLVRGKDVPTNAVLLNETIPDYTGAPMDIPRAIAIFERYAGPEYKHQEMGQPNVSAERRELVVRWVSTVGNYDYIFDWVFHENGTIGIDAGATGIEAVKGVQAKTMHDATAKDDTRYGTLIDHNIVGTTHQHIYNFRLDLDVDGTNNKLVAMDPEVKPNTAGGPRTSTMQVNQYDIDSELQAAQKFDPGTIRLLSNTTKENRMGNPVSYQIIPYAGGTHPVATGAKFAQDEWIYHRLSFMDKQLWVTRYHPNEMYPEGKFPNRSTHDTGLGQYSKDNESVNDQDDVVWMTTGTTHVARAEEWPIMPTEWVHTLLKPWNFFDETPTLGKKKEQQQ; encoded by the coding sequence ATGGGAAGCAATGCTACTTTTTCTGCCCGTAGAACGGCGCTGGCGATGGCCATTGCGCTGTGTTGCGCGTGGCAATCCCCTGTTTTCGCTCACGGCAGCGAGGCGCACATGGTGCCGATGGAAAAAACGCTGAAAGACTTTGGCGCGGATGTGCAGTGGGATGATTACGCCCAAATGTTCACCCTCTCGAAAGATGGTGCGTTTGTGAAGGTTAAGCCGGGCGCGAAAACCGCCATTGTTAACGGCAAGCCGCTGACGCTGCAGGTACCTGTCGTGATGAAGAATAACCAGGCGTTTATCCCGGAGACCTTTATCAACGATGTGTTTCAGTCAGGCCTTGACCAGACGTTCCAGGTAGAAAAGCGCCCTCATCCCCTCAATGCGCTGACAGCGGAGGAGATCAAACAGGCTGTTGAGATTGTGAAAGCCTCTGCCGACTTCAAACCCAATACCCGTTTCACCCAGATTGCGCTGGCCGAACCGGAGAAAGCCAAAGTCTGGGACTTTGTGCTCAACGGCACGGCGGTCGACGCTCCCCGCCAGGCGAACCTCACCCTGCTGGACGGGAAACAGATCATCGAAAGCCTGGTGGACCTGAAGGATAAGAAGATCCTGCGCTGGGAAACCATCAAAGACGCCCACGGCATGGTCCTGCTGGACGACTTTGCTACCGTGCAGCAGATTATTAACGACAGCGCAGAGTTTGCTTCGGTGCTGAAAAAACGCGGTATCACCGACACGAAGAAGGTGATCACCACCCCGCTGACCGTGGGCTATTTCGACGGGAAAGATGGCCTGAAACAAGAGGACCGTCTGCTGAAAGTGGTGAGCTACCTTGACGTGGGCGATGGCAACTACTGGGCGCACCCTATTGAAAATCTGGTCGCGGTGGTCGATCTCGAACAGAAGAAAATCCAGAAAATTGAGGAAGGCCCGGTGGTCCCCGTACCGCTCACGCCCCGCCCTTATGATGGCCGCGACCGCATTGAAACAGCCAAAAAACCGCTGGAGATCATCGAGCCAGAGGGCAAGAACTACACCATTACCGGCGATATGGTCCACTGGCAGAACTGGGATTTCCACCTGAGCCTGGATTCGCGCGTCGGACCGATGCTCTCAACCGTTACGTACAACGATAACGGTAAAAAACGTCAGGTGATGTACCAGGGATCGCTGGGCGGGATGATTGTTCCGTACGGCGACCCGGATGTGGGCTGGTACTTCAAAGCCTATCTTGATTCCGGGGACTACGGTATGGGCACCCTGACCTCACCGCTGGTGCGCGGCAAAGACGTGCCCACTAACGCCGTACTGCTGAACGAGACAATCCCCGACTACACCGGCGCACCGATGGATATCCCGCGTGCTATCGCCATTTTTGAACGCTATGCCGGGCCGGAGTATAAGCATCAGGAGATGGGCCAGCCGAACGTCAGCGCCGAGCGCCGCGAGCTGGTGGTGCGCTGGGTAAGCACCGTGGGGAATTACGACTACATCTTCGACTGGGTATTCCACGAAAACGGCACCATCGGCATTGATGCAGGCGCGACGGGGATCGAGGCGGTTAAAGGCGTGCAGGCGAAAACCATGCATGACGCCACCGCCAAAGATGACACCCGATACGGAACGCTGATCGACCACAACATCGTGGGGACCACGCATCAGCACATCTATAACTTCCGTCTGGATTTGGACGTGGACGGAACCAATAACAAGCTGGTGGCGATGGATCCGGAAGTGAAGCCGAATACCGCAGGCGGTCCCCGCACCAGCACCATGCAGGTCAATCAGTACGATATCGACAGTGAACTGCAGGCCGCGCAAAAATTCGACCCGGGCACCATTCGTCTGCTGAGTAACACAACGAAAGAGAATCGCATGGGCAACCCGGTTTCATACCAGATTATCCCGTACGCGGGCGGCACGCACCCGGTTGCCACCGGCGCGAAGTTTGCCCAGGACGAGTGGATTTACCACCGTCTGAGCTTTATGGATAAGCAGCTGTGGGTAACGCGTTACCATCCCAACGAGATGTACCCGGAAGGCAAATTCCCGAACCGTTCAACCCACGATACCGGCCTGGGGCAGTACAGCAAGGATAACGAGTCGGTGAACGACCAGGATGACGTGGTCTGGATGACCACCGGCACCACCCACGTTGCCCGCGCGGAGGAGTGGCCGATCATGCCGACAGAATGGGTACATACCCTGCTCAAACCGTGGAACTTTTTCGACGAAACGCCGACGCTGGGTAAGAAAAAAGAGCAACAGCAATAA
- a CDS encoding GGDEF domain-containing protein encodes MEKRRNTTPELATWPTHKSMVRHGLAMNLPWLAFVNLSLAVMLLLRNTIVGNMDTLLGASRSLTTMVDTAMLGIILLSATLVVMAWRHIAGIGIVLFICSLLWSLCSYWLIAVAQLPHAWPVYVILMLAGMTALYFYPSGLLAFLLPLWIALSVASIALNHGINLRFAVIWGVFTLILVCGRVILHRWFEEAWRRNQQNQRLILRLDALAHLDALTQTANRRAMETLLEDATERKKAFSLIMLDVDFFKRYNDTYGHQAGDACLTSVAQVLKQSVRTPNDVVSRYGGEEFVVILFDCPLRGAEQVALRIQEKLRAAAIPHSASNASEYVTVSMGIAEMAEGLAGTELLARADAALYRAKETGRDRWSL; translated from the coding sequence ATGGAAAAAAGACGCAATACGACGCCTGAACTCGCGACATGGCCCACCCACAAATCGATGGTGCGCCACGGTCTGGCAATGAATCTCCCGTGGCTGGCCTTTGTGAACCTGAGCCTGGCGGTCATGCTTCTGCTGCGTAACACTATCGTGGGCAACATGGATACGCTGCTGGGCGCGTCCAGATCGCTGACGACGATGGTCGACACCGCGATGCTGGGCATCATTTTACTTTCGGCCACGCTGGTGGTGATGGCCTGGCGGCATATTGCCGGTATCGGCATCGTGCTGTTTATCTGCAGCCTGCTGTGGTCGTTGTGCAGCTACTGGCTCATCGCGGTTGCTCAACTCCCTCATGCCTGGCCTGTCTATGTGATCCTGATGCTCGCGGGAATGACGGCGCTCTATTTTTACCCGTCAGGGCTGCTGGCATTTCTCCTGCCGCTGTGGATTGCGCTGTCGGTGGCCAGTATTGCGCTCAACCACGGGATTAACCTGCGCTTTGCCGTTATCTGGGGGGTGTTTACGCTCATCCTCGTCTGCGGGCGGGTTATTCTGCACCGCTGGTTTGAAGAGGCCTGGCGGCGGAACCAGCAGAATCAGCGCCTGATCCTGCGTCTGGACGCGCTCGCACATCTTGATGCGTTAACCCAGACCGCGAATCGCCGGGCGATGGAGACCCTGCTGGAGGATGCGACCGAACGCAAAAAGGCCTTCTCGCTGATCATGCTTGATGTCGATTTTTTCAAGCGTTACAACGACACCTACGGCCATCAGGCGGGGGATGCCTGTTTAACGTCCGTAGCCCAGGTGTTGAAGCAGTCGGTGCGCACGCCGAATGACGTGGTGTCCCGCTACGGCGGCGAAGAGTTCGTGGTGATCCTCTTCGATTGCCCGTTACGGGGGGCTGAGCAGGTTGCCCTGCGTATTCAGGAGAAATTGCGTGCCGCCGCAATCCCGCATAGCGCCTCAAACGCCAGCGAATACGTTACCGTGAGCATGGGGATCGCAGAGATGGCCGAAGGGCTGGCCGGAACGGAGCTTCTCGCCCGCGCTGACGCCGCGCTGTATCGGGCGAAGGAGACCGGGCGGGATCGGTGGTCGCTCTAA
- a CDS encoding aldehyde dehydrogenase family protein, with protein sequence MSESQVAVLPCVQQFLDRHHGLWIEGREVASDGEKRLNVYNPATGEVIASTADASVDDVDRAVMSGWRAFVSRSWAGKLPAERERILLHFADLVEQHGEELAQLETLEQGKSINISRAFEVGCTLNWMRYTAGLTTKIAGKTLDLSIPLPQGARYQAWTRKEPVGVVAGIVPWNFPLMIGMWKVMPALAAGCSIVIKPSETTPLTLLRVAELASEAGIPDGVFNVITGSGATCGAALTSHPRIAKVSFTGSTATGKQIARTAAETLTGVTLELGGKNPAIVLKDADPAWVIEGLMTGSFLNQGQVCAASSRIYIEAPLFDTLVSGFEQAVKSLSVGPGMSPQAFINPLVSRAHCDKVQTFLDEAASRKAELISGSRGPDGKGYYVSPTLVVNPDASLRLTREEVFGPVVNLVRVADGEEALRLANDTEYGLTASVWTQNISKALEYTDRLQAGTVWVNSHTLIDANLPFGGMKQSGTGRDFGPDWLDGWCETKSVCVRY encoded by the coding sequence ATGTCTGAATCACAGGTAGCCGTTCTGCCGTGCGTGCAACAGTTTCTCGACCGTCACCATGGCCTGTGGATCGAAGGGCGCGAAGTGGCGTCTGACGGCGAAAAACGCCTGAACGTCTATAACCCGGCGACGGGCGAGGTGATTGCCTCAACGGCGGATGCCAGCGTGGACGATGTGGATCGCGCGGTGATGTCTGGCTGGCGCGCTTTTGTTTCGCGCAGCTGGGCGGGAAAACTGCCCGCCGAACGCGAGCGCATTCTGCTGCACTTTGCCGATCTGGTCGAGCAGCACGGCGAGGAGCTGGCGCAGCTTGAAACGCTGGAGCAGGGGAAATCCATCAACATCTCCCGCGCCTTTGAGGTCGGCTGCACCCTGAACTGGATGCGTTACACCGCCGGGCTGACGACCAAAATTGCGGGCAAAACGCTCGATCTCTCTATTCCGCTGCCGCAGGGGGCGCGTTATCAGGCGTGGACCCGTAAAGAGCCGGTCGGGGTGGTGGCGGGGATCGTACCCTGGAACTTCCCGCTGATGATCGGCATGTGGAAAGTGATGCCCGCCCTGGCGGCTGGCTGCTCGATCGTTATCAAACCCTCAGAGACGACGCCGCTGACCCTGCTGCGCGTGGCGGAACTGGCGAGTGAGGCGGGTATTCCGGATGGCGTGTTCAACGTCATCACCGGCAGCGGAGCCACCTGCGGTGCAGCCCTGACGTCGCATCCGCGCATCGCCAAGGTGAGTTTTACCGGCTCTACGGCGACGGGGAAACAGATTGCGCGTACGGCTGCAGAGACGCTGACGGGCGTCACGCTGGAGCTGGGCGGTAAAAACCCGGCTATCGTCCTGAAAGACGCCGATCCGGCATGGGTCATTGAAGGGCTGATGACCGGCAGCTTCCTTAATCAGGGGCAGGTCTGTGCGGCAAGCTCGCGCATCTATATCGAAGCGCCGCTGTTTGACACGCTGGTGAGCGGGTTTGAACAAGCGGTTAAATCCCTCAGCGTCGGGCCGGGCATGTCGCCGCAGGCGTTTATTAATCCGCTGGTCTCCCGCGCCCACTGCGATAAGGTCCAGACCTTCCTTGATGAAGCCGCCTCCCGAAAGGCCGAGCTTATTAGCGGCAGCCGCGGCCCGGACGGTAAGGGATACTATGTTTCACCGACGCTGGTGGTTAACCCGGACGCGTCGCTGCGACTCACCCGTGAAGAGGTCTTCGGCCCGGTGGTCAACCTGGTGCGGGTCGCGGATGGCGAAGAGGCGTTACGGCTGGCTAACGACACCGAATATGGCCTGACGGCCAGCGTCTGGACGCAAAACATCAGCAAGGCGCTGGAATACACCGACAGGCTGCAGGCCGGCACCGTCTGGGTAAACAGTCATACCCTGATCGATGCCAACCTGCCGTTCGGCGGCATGAAACAGTCTGGCACCGGGCGTGACTTTGGCCCGGACTGGCTGGACGGCTGGTGCGAAACGAAGTCGGTGTGCGTCCGGTATTAA
- the feaR gene encoding transcriptional regulator FeaR has translation MACASEQEKYQQWLAQINQACGRFDARPLEGEFIGELETSYARSLKLSTVTAAGVNLFRTRREIAHGNDAWFYTVFQLDGSAEIEQDGRRSSLKTGDITLLDASRPCSIYWQDKSRQISLLVPRQIIEQQCRFQEVSCALTLSRSLPTVQLSHRLLQESMGNTGLSEVESEAALEAMVCLLRPAFQQRDAVQPRKERQFQNVLSLIDDHIQSDALRPEWIATESGMSVRSLYRMFAEKGLVVAQYIKNRRLDLCAQMLRSAGDDEKLAGIGYSWGFADHSHFSTAFKQRFGVSPGEYRKRCR, from the coding sequence ATGGCGTGTGCGAGCGAACAGGAAAAGTATCAGCAATGGCTGGCGCAAATTAACCAGGCGTGCGGCCGGTTTGATGCGCGTCCTTTAGAGGGAGAGTTTATCGGTGAACTGGAAACCAGCTATGCCCGCAGCCTGAAGTTAAGCACCGTCACCGCAGCCGGGGTTAATCTGTTCCGCACCCGTCGGGAAATTGCCCACGGCAACGATGCGTGGTTCTATACCGTGTTTCAGCTCGACGGCAGCGCGGAGATTGAACAGGACGGGCGGCGCTCAAGTCTTAAAACGGGCGATATCACCCTACTGGACGCCTCGCGCCCCTGCTCGATTTACTGGCAGGACAAATCCCGCCAGATTTCTCTGCTCGTGCCGCGTCAGATCATTGAACAGCAGTGCCGCTTTCAGGAAGTGAGCTGCGCGCTCACGCTTTCCCGCAGCCTGCCGACCGTGCAGTTGAGCCATCGTCTGCTTCAGGAGAGTATGGGCAATACCGGGCTGAGTGAGGTCGAAAGCGAAGCGGCGCTGGAAGCGATGGTTTGCCTGCTGCGCCCGGCATTTCAGCAACGCGACGCGGTGCAGCCGCGCAAGGAACGTCAGTTCCAGAACGTGCTTTCCCTGATAGACGACCATATTCAGTCAGACGCGCTGCGCCCGGAGTGGATCGCCACAGAGAGTGGGATGTCGGTGCGCAGTTTGTATCGTATGTTCGCCGAGAAAGGGCTGGTGGTGGCGCAGTACATTAAAAACCGTCGACTCGATCTCTGCGCGCAGATGCTGCGTTCAGCCGGCGACGACGAGAAGCTGGCGGGCATTGGCTACAGCTGGGGTTTTGCCGATCACAGCCATTTTTCCACCGCCTTTAAGCAGCGTTTCGGCGTCTCGCCCGGCGAGTACCGTAAACGCTGCCGCTAG
- a CDS encoding YdbL family protein, protein MKRLLLILLALGMNVQAATLTLNEARTQGRVGETLSGYLAPVKQDPDTLALVKSINAARTESYQKLADSNNLPVDEVAKMAGQKLVARAQPGEYVKGINGKWLKKE, encoded by the coding sequence ATGAAACGATTACTACTGATTTTACTGGCGCTGGGAATGAACGTGCAGGCCGCGACGCTGACCTTAAACGAAGCACGCACCCAGGGCCGGGTGGGGGAAACCCTGAGCGGCTACCTGGCGCCGGTTAAGCAGGATCCAGACACGCTGGCGCTGGTGAAAAGCATTAATGCCGCACGCACCGAGAGCTACCAAAAGCTGGCCGACAGCAACAACCTGCCGGTGGATGAAGTGGCGAAAATGGCCGGGCAAAAGCTGGTGGCCCGTGCGCAGCCGGGCGAGTACGTGAAGGGGATTAACGGTAAGTGGCTGAAAAAAGAGTGA